The following proteins come from a genomic window of Gordonia westfalica:
- the eccA gene encoding type VII secretion AAA-ATPase EccA encodes MADVRKARALFELGVLSLNIPVDGQEPINNPAQATKAFTRATEWDPSLGDAWIGRLACGDKSDEVLLGLYRARASIGAEQRRLGLPPGTIAGRWYTGMHIDYPAMTAIDATAAYASSLIRGADYAGAEEVLDEIPPAHRLPIVEFIRAHLHFATKRWPDVLAALTRSDRWGDTVMQAVADYMAGTACVSLGMLGEGMRRLQNAIDGPIAACSTAAMFAYALALREQGHEEKAKAMLEQVYARNPEYTAAAQAIQSPSFRLALTTPEQIAERSNPWDPASVPDRNQTLVSPDGADGAPENELVTAAQRELDEQIGLESVKQQVAKLQSAATLARVRADRGLSTSARSLHLAFTGPPGTGKTTVARIVAKIYCGLGFIKSDKVVEATRRDLVGEHLGSTAIKTSALIDSAMDGVLFIDEAYTLIQKGLSGGDAFGREAVDTLLARMEDDRDRLVVIIAGYDSEIDRFLSANDGLASRFARRVRFESYTPQELAQIGEFIARKRDSVLTPEAAAELEQACAPLYHDVREHDGGTRRATDLAGNGRFIRNIVEAAEEEREFRLSSAGDLASLSADDLMRIELADVRSAISGVLSGLRR; translated from the coding sequence ATGGCCGATGTCCGGAAGGCGAGGGCACTCTTCGAGCTGGGCGTCCTGTCCTTGAACATCCCGGTCGACGGCCAGGAACCGATCAACAATCCCGCGCAGGCCACCAAGGCGTTCACCCGCGCGACCGAGTGGGACCCCTCGCTCGGCGACGCCTGGATCGGGCGCCTGGCCTGCGGCGACAAGAGCGACGAGGTCCTGCTGGGGCTGTACCGGGCTCGCGCGTCCATCGGTGCGGAACAGCGGCGCCTCGGGCTTCCCCCGGGGACGATCGCCGGTCGCTGGTACACCGGGATGCACATCGACTATCCGGCGATGACCGCGATCGACGCGACGGCCGCCTATGCCTCCAGCCTCATCCGTGGCGCCGACTACGCCGGTGCCGAGGAGGTGCTCGACGAGATCCCGCCCGCACACCGCCTGCCGATCGTCGAGTTCATCCGCGCCCACCTGCACTTCGCGACCAAACGGTGGCCCGACGTGCTGGCCGCGCTGACCCGCTCGGACCGGTGGGGGGACACGGTCATGCAGGCCGTGGCCGACTACATGGCCGGAACAGCCTGCGTGAGCCTGGGGATGCTCGGCGAGGGCATGCGTCGCCTGCAGAACGCCATCGACGGCCCGATCGCCGCATGCTCGACGGCGGCGATGTTCGCCTATGCCCTCGCACTCCGCGAACAGGGGCATGAGGAGAAGGCGAAGGCCATGCTCGAGCAGGTCTACGCACGCAATCCGGAATACACCGCCGCGGCGCAGGCCATACAGTCCCCGTCCTTCCGCCTCGCCCTCACGACGCCCGAGCAGATCGCCGAACGCAGCAACCCCTGGGACCCGGCCTCGGTGCCGGACCGGAATCAGACCCTGGTGTCGCCGGACGGAGCCGACGGCGCCCCCGAGAACGAGCTGGTGACCGCGGCCCAGCGCGAGCTGGACGAACAGATCGGACTGGAGTCGGTCAAACAGCAGGTCGCCAAGTTGCAGTCGGCGGCCACCCTCGCCCGGGTTCGGGCCGACCGCGGACTCTCGACGTCGGCGCGCAGCCTGCACCTGGCCTTCACCGGGCCGCCCGGAACCGGTAAGACGACGGTCGCCCGGATCGTCGCCAAGATCTACTGCGGGCTCGGCTTCATCAAGTCCGACAAGGTCGTGGAGGCGACCCGCCGCGACCTGGTCGGAGAGCATCTCGGTTCCACCGCCATCAAGACGTCGGCGCTCATCGACTCGGCCATGGACGGTGTGCTGTTCATCGACGAGGCGTACACCCTGATCCAGAAGGGCCTGTCGGGAGGCGACGCGTTCGGCCGCGAGGCCGTCGACACCCTGCTGGCCCGGATGGAAGACGACCGCGATCGTCTCGTCGTGATCATCGCCGGCTACGACTCGGAGATCGACCGGTTCCTGTCCGCCAACGACGGCCTCGCGTCGCGTTTCGCACGACGCGTCCGATTCGAGTCGTACACACCGCAGGAACTCGCGCAGATCGGCGAGTTCATCGCACGCAAACGCGATTCGGTCCTCACCCCGGAGGCGGCCGCCGAACTCGAGCAGGCGTGCGCGCCGCTCTACCACGACGTCCGTGAACACGACGGCGGTACGCGTCGTGCCACCGATCTGGCCGGCAACGGTCGCTTCATCCGCAACATCGTCGAGGCCGCCGAGGAGGAACGCGAGTTCCGGCTCAGCTCGGCCGGCGACCTCGCCTCGTTGTCCGCCGACGATCTGATGCGCATCGAACTCGCCGATGTCCGGTCCGCCATCTCCGGTGTGCTGTCGGGTTTGAGACGCTGA